The following proteins are co-located in the Streptococcus anginosus genome:
- a CDS encoding lysophospholipid acyltransferase family protein, whose amino-acid sequence MFYRYLRRLVMLILWALNGNAHYHHLENIPDQEENYILVAPHRTWWDPVYMAFATRPKQFIFMAKKELFTNRVFGWWIRMCGAFPIDRENPGASAIKYPVKMLKSSNRSLIMFPSGSRHSTDVKGGVALIAKMAKVRILPVVYVGPMSLKGLAKGERVDMDFGQPIDISDIKKMNDEGVEEVARRIQTEFDRLDAEVAALEVKKSPNILLLLPRLIALLLSLIVGLLTFIFSFIASFVWDPDKHRK is encoded by the coding sequence ATGTTTTATAGATATTTAAGAAGATTGGTGATGTTGATTTTATGGGCTTTAAATGGTAATGCTCACTACCACCATTTGGAGAACATTCCAGACCAAGAGGAAAATTATATTTTAGTTGCTCCACACCGTACTTGGTGGGATCCTGTTTACATGGCTTTTGCAACAAGACCCAAGCAATTTATCTTTATGGCAAAGAAAGAACTGTTCACAAATCGCGTTTTCGGTTGGTGGATTCGCATGTGTGGTGCATTTCCGATTGACCGTGAAAATCCAGGAGCATCTGCTATTAAATACCCTGTCAAGATGTTGAAATCAAGCAATCGTTCTTTGATTATGTTTCCAAGTGGAAGCCGACATTCGACAGATGTGAAAGGTGGCGTTGCACTAATTGCTAAAATGGCAAAGGTGCGCATTCTTCCAGTTGTTTATGTAGGACCGATGAGCCTGAAAGGTTTAGCAAAAGGCGAACGTGTAGACATGGATTTTGGACAACCTATTGATATTTCAGACATCAAAAAGATGAATGATGAGGGCGTGGAAGAAGTCGCCCGCCGTATTCAGACAGAATTTGATCGTTTAGATGCAGAAGTAGCAGCTCTTGAAGTGAAAAAAAGTCCGAATATATTATTGTTATTACCACGTTTGATTGCTTTGCTACTATCTCTTATTGTTGGCTTGCTGACATTTATTTTTAGTTTTATCGCAAGCTTTGTTTGGGATCCTGATAAACATAGGAAATAA
- a CDS encoding DJ-1/PfpI family protein: MKIAVLLYPACSLQEITTLTSILCLSFGQSLDYLASEKKVYTSEEGLQVIPDFTFKEVQNEKYDCIILPGTLDPFVSLYDFRLISFLERVDTKRTMVAAISSSPMFLGKAGLLRSRYYTGGLYMELVEYFSFLETGNFLHQPVVKDKNVITAIGFAYVEFSQTVLNALGLEVPSDFFLRKNFYSPEELTYHLEASDYQKILQKISQYERCTQE, translated from the coding sequence ATGAAAATAGCAGTTTTGCTGTATCCAGCATGTTCATTGCAGGAAATCACAACTTTGACATCAATACTTTGTCTTTCTTTTGGACAATCTTTGGATTATCTTGCTTCAGAAAAGAAAGTCTATACGAGTGAAGAAGGATTGCAAGTTATTCCAGATTTTACTTTTAAAGAAGTGCAAAATGAAAAGTATGATTGCATCATATTGCCAGGCACACTAGATCCATTTGTTAGCCTTTATGATTTCAGACTAATCTCTTTTTTGGAGAGGGTAGACACAAAGCGGACGATGGTAGCGGCTATTTCCTCATCGCCTATGTTTTTAGGAAAAGCTGGTTTGTTGAGAAGCCGGTATTACACAGGTGGTCTGTATATGGAGTTGGTAGAGTATTTTTCTTTTTTGGAAACAGGAAATTTCCTCCATCAGCCTGTTGTAAAAGACAAGAATGTTATTACAGCCATTGGATTTGCTTATGTAGAATTTTCTCAGACCGTTTTGAATGCTTTAGGATTAGAAGTGCCGAGCGATTTCTTTTTGAGAAAAAATTTCTACAGCCCAGAGGAATTAACTTATCATTTAGAAGCAAGCGATTACCAAAAAATACTGCAAAAGATTTCACAATATGAACGATGTACCCAGGAATGA